A genome region from Hymenobacter tibetensis includes the following:
- a CDS encoding cation diffusion facilitator family transporter, producing the protein MAHTHHGHGHDHHHHHAPPAEFGRAFGWGIALNLLFVAGETAGGLWANSSALLSDAGHNLSDVLSLALAWGATWLAKRRATERFTYGYKGATIQAALLNAALLYLALGFILWDTLDHLRHPTPVNGTVVMALAGLGIVVNGFTAWLFHSGQKGDVNVRGAYLHMLTDMLVSVGVVVGGALVYFTGWMWLDPAISFVILVVVGYSSWGLLRETIQMALQAAPESIDMAAVREFLLARPGVVGVHDLHVWPLSTQDTALTAHLVRSNSGNSNEFLGELQHDLVHAFNISHCTVQLEDVAPAMGAHGCCDEKPVPARKSKQEA; encoded by the coding sequence ATGGCCCACACCCACCACGGACACGGACACGACCACCATCATCACCATGCGCCGCCAGCGGAGTTCGGCCGGGCTTTTGGATGGGGCATTGCCCTGAACCTGCTTTTTGTGGCTGGCGAAACGGCTGGCGGTTTGTGGGCCAACTCGTCGGCGCTGCTTTCCGATGCGGGCCACAACCTGAGCGACGTCCTGAGTTTGGCACTGGCTTGGGGGGCCACCTGGCTGGCTAAGCGCCGCGCCACTGAGCGTTTCACGTATGGCTACAAAGGCGCTACCATTCAGGCTGCCTTACTGAATGCGGCCCTGCTGTATCTGGCGCTGGGCTTTATTCTGTGGGACACCTTGGACCATTTGCGCCACCCTACGCCCGTGAATGGCACCGTGGTGATGGCGCTGGCTGGGTTGGGTATCGTGGTCAATGGCTTCACGGCCTGGCTGTTTCATAGCGGCCAAAAGGGCGACGTGAACGTGCGGGGCGCGTACCTGCACATGCTCACCGACATGCTGGTGTCCGTGGGCGTGGTAGTGGGTGGCGCGCTGGTGTATTTCACCGGGTGGATGTGGCTGGACCCAGCTATCAGCTTCGTGATTTTGGTGGTGGTAGGCTACAGTTCCTGGGGGTTGCTGCGCGAAACCATCCAGATGGCTTTACAAGCAGCCCCAGAAAGCATCGACATGGCGGCGGTACGGGAGTTTCTGTTGGCTCGGCCCGGTGTGGTAGGCGTCCATGATTTGCACGTGTGGCCCCTGAGCACGCAGGATACGGCCCTTACGGCGCACTTGGTACGGTCCAACAGCGGCAACAGCAACGAGTTTCTGGGAGAACTGCAGCACGACTTGGTGCACGCCTTCAACATCAGCCACTGCACCGTACAGCTCGAAGACGTAGCCCCCGCTATGGGCGCCCACGGCTGCTGCGACGAAAAGCCCGTTCCAGCGCGAAAATCCAAGCAGGAAGCGTGA
- a CDS encoding AGE family epimerase/isomerase: MMQQAEAFQEELDRILTYWSTHMLDTAHGGFYGQITDENNVVAQAPKGSVLNARILWTFSAAYRRQPNPTHLALATRAFGYLEKHFLDAEHGGVFWSVDYLGQPLDTRKQIYALAFAVYGLSEYYAASGNERALQHAQALFRAIEQHSFDPEHGGYLEALARDWSPLADLRLSDKDANEKKTMNTHLHILEAYTNLYRVWPDPQLRAQTQELLEVFQAHIIDPTSHQLHLFLDEQWQPKSTLVSFGHDIEASWLLLEAAEVLGNEDLVTQFRRVAVDMATTATRGLDTDGGLNYEFDPAQEHGDRDKHWWVQAEAMVGLLNAYQVSGQRRFYEQFQAVWEFTRTHLLDYAHGEWLWGVTATHLPMTGEDKAGFWKCPYHNTRACLEVLARLPKVPVPARAN, translated from the coding sequence ATGATGCAACAAGCGGAGGCATTTCAGGAAGAGCTAGACCGAATTCTGACTTATTGGAGCACCCACATGCTCGACACGGCGCATGGGGGCTTCTACGGCCAGATAACGGATGAGAACAACGTAGTGGCGCAGGCGCCGAAGGGCTCGGTGTTGAATGCCCGCATCCTCTGGACGTTCTCGGCGGCCTACCGACGGCAGCCCAACCCCACGCATCTAGCGTTGGCCACGCGGGCGTTCGGGTATTTGGAAAAACACTTCTTGGACGCCGAGCACGGTGGGGTATTCTGGTCGGTTGATTATCTGGGCCAGCCGCTGGATACCCGGAAGCAGATTTATGCCTTGGCCTTCGCCGTGTATGGGCTAAGTGAATATTACGCGGCCAGTGGCAACGAACGGGCGTTGCAACACGCGCAGGCATTGTTTCGCGCCATCGAGCAGCACAGCTTCGACCCGGAACATGGCGGCTACCTCGAAGCCCTGGCCCGTGACTGGTCGCCGCTGGCCGATTTGCGCCTGAGCGACAAAGACGCCAACGAGAAGAAAACGATGAACACCCACCTCCACATTCTGGAGGCGTACACCAACCTCTACCGCGTCTGGCCCGACCCACAGTTGCGCGCCCAAACGCAAGAGCTACTGGAAGTGTTTCAGGCGCATATCATCGACCCGACTAGCCACCAGTTGCACCTGTTCCTCGACGAGCAGTGGCAGCCGAAGTCCACCCTCGTTTCGTTCGGCCACGACATTGAGGCTTCTTGGCTGTTGCTGGAAGCCGCCGAAGTGCTAGGCAACGAAGACCTTGTGACGCAGTTTCGGCGGGTAGCCGTTGACATGGCAACGACTGCAACGCGTGGGTTGGATACAGACGGCGGCCTCAACTACGAGTTTGATCCTGCCCAGGAGCATGGGGACCGAGACAAACACTGGTGGGTGCAGGCCGAAGCCATGGTTGGGCTGCTGAACGCTTACCAAGTGAGTGGGCAGCGCCGTTTCTACGAGCAATTTCAGGCGGTGTGGGAATTCACCCGCACCCATCTCCTCGACTACGCGCATGGCGAGTGGCTTTGGGGTGTGACGGCAACGCACCTTCCTATGACGGGAGAAGACAAAGCCGGTTTCTGGAAGTGTCCCTACCACAACACGCGCGCTTGTCTGGAAGTCCTGGCTCGGCTGCCCAAAGTACCCGTGCCTGCCCGCGCCAACTAG